One genomic segment of Devosia sp. includes these proteins:
- a CDS encoding ABC transporter ATP-binding protein, producing MSNGNIVLHVADVHKRFGGLHALADIDLQVEEGKTHAIIGPNGAGKSTLLNVIIGKLAPTSGQVVFDGAVLTGRKPHQINQLGISRVFQTPEIFADLSVLHNVMIPAFAKRDGNFTLNMLRSLDSETGIRQEAEHMLEDVGMINRRDMLAGSLSRGDKRRMELAMCLIQHPRLLLLDEPTAGMSRHDTNTTIELLKKIKARGMTKVIIEHDMHVVFSLADKISVLAQGRIIADGSPDDVRGNPKVQEAYLGGTH from the coding sequence ATGTCCAATGGAAACATTGTCCTGCACGTAGCGGACGTCCACAAGCGGTTTGGCGGCCTGCACGCCCTGGCCGACATCGACCTGCAGGTCGAGGAAGGCAAGACCCACGCGATTATCGGCCCCAATGGCGCCGGTAAGTCGACCCTGCTCAATGTCATCATCGGCAAATTGGCGCCAACCAGTGGCCAGGTGGTGTTCGACGGCGCGGTGCTGACGGGGCGCAAGCCGCACCAGATCAACCAGCTCGGCATTTCTCGCGTCTTCCAGACGCCCGAAATCTTCGCCGACCTCAGCGTGTTGCACAACGTGATGATCCCGGCGTTTGCCAAGCGCGACGGCAATTTCACGCTGAACATGCTGCGTTCGCTCGACAGCGAAACCGGCATCCGCCAGGAAGCCGAGCACATGCTGGAAGACGTCGGCATGATCAACCGCCGCGACATGCTGGCGGGCAGTCTCAGCCGCGGTGACAAGCGGCGGATGGAGCTGGCCATGTGCCTGATCCAGCACCCGCGTCTGCTGCTGCTCGACGAACCCACGGCCGGCATGAGCCGCCACGACACCAACACCACGATCGAACTTCTCAAGAAGATCAAGGCGCGCGGCATGACCAAGGTCATCATCGAGCACGACATGCATGTGGTGTTTTCGCTGGCCGACAAGATTTCCGTGCTGGCCCAGGGCCGCATCATCGCCGACGGTTCGCCCGACGACGTGCGCGGCAATCCCAAGGTGCAGGAAGCCTATCTGGGAGGAACCCATTGA
- a CDS encoding branched-chain amino acid ABC transporter permease, which yields MANFMSRNDLLLFLGFTIVVLAMPIWLAPFGAGYPDLLQRFMIFGIFAVGFNILFGLTGYLSFGHAAFFGVGSYAAVWSFKLLTLDAIPAMIFAVIVSGLFALVIGFLCLRRTGIYFSILTLAFAQMSYNLAYSVLTPITNGETGLQLTLGDARVLDAALGQTFVGQPVPTLFGQQLGGYAGFYFCAGFLILSFFFAQRIAGSPFGMMLKSIKSNQTRMQFTGFNTRPYALSAFVISGMYAGLAGALLAVTDPLAGAERMQWTASGEVVLMTILGGVGTLVGPVIGAWIIKYFENILSALNDNILARFWSFLPDGVADVVVKVTSKFVGDGWHLTLGLLFVIIVIFLPGGIMEGVRRIAALFRNRGATPQSSSQTQAAE from the coding sequence ATGGCCAATTTCATGTCCCGCAACGATCTGCTGCTGTTCCTCGGCTTCACCATTGTCGTCCTGGCCATGCCCATCTGGCTGGCCCCGTTCGGCGCCGGTTATCCGGACCTGCTGCAGCGCTTCATGATCTTCGGCATCTTCGCCGTAGGCTTCAATATCCTGTTCGGCCTCACCGGCTATCTCAGCTTCGGCCACGCCGCCTTCTTCGGCGTCGGCTCCTATGCGGCGGTCTGGTCGTTCAAGCTGCTGACCCTCGATGCCATTCCCGCGATGATCTTCGCAGTCATCGTTTCGGGCCTCTTTGCCCTTGTCATCGGCTTCCTGTGCCTGCGCCGGACCGGCATCTACTTCTCCATCCTCACGCTGGCCTTCGCCCAGATGAGCTATAACCTCGCCTATTCGGTGCTGACGCCCATCACCAATGGTGAAACGGGACTGCAATTGACGCTGGGTGATGCCCGCGTCCTCGATGCGGCCCTGGGCCAGACCTTTGTTGGCCAGCCTGTGCCGACCCTGTTCGGCCAGCAGCTGGGCGGCTATGCAGGCTTCTACTTCTGCGCCGGCTTCCTCATCCTGTCGTTCTTCTTTGCCCAGCGCATCGCCGGATCGCCTTTCGGCATGATGCTCAAGTCGATCAAGTCGAACCAGACCAGGATGCAGTTCACCGGTTTCAACACCCGCCCCTATGCGCTCTCGGCCTTCGTGATCTCGGGCATGTATGCCGGTCTCGCCGGTGCCCTCCTCGCGGTCACCGACCCGCTCGCCGGGGCAGAGCGGATGCAGTGGACCGCTTCGGGCGAAGTCGTGCTGATGACCATTCTTGGCGGCGTGGGTACGCTGGTGGGCCCGGTTATCGGCGCCTGGATCATCAAGTACTTCGAGAACATTCTATCCGCGCTCAATGACAACATCCTGGCGCGCTTCTGGAGCTTCCTGCCCGATGGCGTCGCCGACGTGGTGGTCAAGGTCACCAGCAAGTTCGTGGGTGACGGCTGGCACCTGACGCTGGGCCTGTTGTTCGTGATCATCGTGATCTTCCTGCCCGGCGGCATCATGGAGGGCGTCCGGCGGATCGCCGCGCTCTTCCGCAATCGCGGCGCCACCCCGCAGTCCTCATCTCAGACCCAAGCTGCCGAGTAG
- a CDS encoding branched-chain amino acid ABC transporter permease, translated as MFEVIFLQFLNGLDKGAAYALIALGLTLVFGTLGVVNFAHGALFMLGAFCAVMFRQFLTLETVTIDPEKLSPWGSPLEIREPLVQAWFGDFGAVLVNYSVPVSLLITIPIMLLVGIALERGIIKHFYKRPHAEQILVTFGLAIVAQEVIKSVFGPNPIPQPMPTDLRGAADIGAWLGMQANVITYPLWRLIYLTFSVVIIGGVFAFLQFTTFGMVVRAGMADRETVGLLGINIDRRFTIMFGLAAVVAGMAGVMYTPLLPPNYHLGMDFLVLSFVVVVVGGMGSLPGAVAAGFLLGILQSFASMTQIKAFFPGIDQIIIYLVAVIILLVRPRGLLGRRGVMES; from the coding sequence ATGTTCGAAGTCATCTTTCTGCAATTTCTCAACGGGCTCGATAAAGGCGCTGCCTATGCGCTGATCGCCCTGGGGCTGACCCTGGTGTTCGGAACACTGGGGGTCGTGAACTTTGCCCATGGGGCCCTGTTCATGCTGGGCGCCTTCTGCGCCGTCATGTTCCGCCAGTTCCTGACCCTTGAAACGGTCACCATCGATCCGGAAAAACTGTCCCCCTGGGGCTCGCCGCTGGAAATCCGCGAACCGCTTGTCCAGGCCTGGTTCGGCGATTTCGGCGCGGTTCTGGTCAATTATTCCGTGCCGGTGTCGCTGCTGATCACCATCCCGATCATGCTGCTTGTCGGTATTGCGCTCGAGCGCGGCATCATCAAGCACTTCTACAAGCGCCCGCACGCCGAGCAGATCCTGGTCACCTTCGGCCTCGCCATCGTGGCGCAGGAAGTGATCAAGTCCGTATTCGGTCCCAATCCCATTCCGCAGCCCATGCCCACCGACCTGCGCGGTGCCGCCGATATCGGCGCCTGGCTGGGCATGCAGGCCAATGTCATTACCTACCCGCTCTGGCGCCTGATCTACCTCACCTTCTCGGTGGTGATCATCGGCGGCGTCTTTGCCTTCCTCCAGTTCACCACCTTCGGCATGGTTGTGCGCGCCGGCATGGCTGATCGTGAAACCGTGGGCCTGCTCGGCATCAATATCGACCGGCGCTTCACCATCATGTTCGGCCTGGCTGCTGTCGTCGCGGGCATGGCAGGCGTGATGTATACGCCCCTGCTCCCGCCCAACTATCACCTGGGCATGGACTTCCTGGTGCTGTCCTTCGTGGTCGTGGTGGTTGGCGGCATGGGCTCGCTCCCCGGCGCCGTTGCCGCAGGGTTCCTCCTCGGCATCCTGCAGTCCTTCGCCTCGATGACGCAGATCAAGGCCTTCTTCCCCGGCATCGACCAGATCATCATCTATCTCGTCGCCGTCATCATTCTGCTCGTTCGCCCCCGTGGCCTGCTCGGCCGCCGCGGCGTGATGGAGTCCTGA
- a CDS encoding substrate-binding protein — protein sequence MTLLKRGLSRRRVLQTGMAGIIGTGVAPMMFTKGAWAQEFCNNPTGDTVTFGLNLPLTGAYAEEGADEQKAYELAIAHLNGEGDGGLLNVLQPSALKGNGILGKKVAFVSSDSQTKSDVARAGATRMIERDGAIMITGGSSSGEAIAVQGLCQEMGVIFMAGLTHSNDTTGKDKRRYGFRHFFNAYQSGVALGPVLGQEYGSDRRAYHLTADYTWGWTQEESIKAATEALGWETVEAVRTPLGAGDFSQFLTPVLNSGADVLILNHYGNDMVNSLTQAVQFGMRDRQANGKDFQIVTPLISELMAKGAGENVKGIFGTSNWHWNLQDPGSVAFTKSFGAAYGSPPSQAAHTAYVQALLYADAVERAGTFYPPEVIKALEGHEFDGMGNGRTLYRAEDHQCMKSVLVVRGNESPTSEFDVLNVVQEVDRETVNYDPAIFGGELGPAEPVPMCA from the coding sequence ATGACACTTTTGAAGCGCGGGCTGTCCCGCCGCAGAGTTCTGCAGACTGGTATGGCCGGTATCATCGGCACCGGCGTTGCACCCATGATGTTCACCAAGGGGGCCTGGGCGCAGGAGTTCTGCAACAATCCCACCGGTGACACCGTCACCTTCGGCCTCAACCTGCCCCTGACCGGCGCCTATGCCGAAGAAGGCGCTGACGAGCAGAAGGCCTATGAGCTGGCCATTGCTCACCTGAACGGCGAAGGCGATGGCGGCCTGTTGAACGTGTTGCAGCCGTCCGCGCTCAAGGGCAACGGCATCCTGGGCAAGAAGGTCGCCTTCGTGTCCTCCGACAGCCAGACCAAGTCCGACGTGGCCCGTGCCGGCGCGACCCGCATGATCGAGCGCGATGGCGCCATCATGATCACGGGCGGTTCGTCCTCCGGTGAAGCCATTGCCGTGCAGGGCCTGTGCCAGGAAATGGGCGTCATCTTCATGGCGGGCCTGACCCATTCCAACGACACGACCGGCAAGGACAAGCGCCGCTACGGTTTCCGCCACTTCTTCAACGCCTACCAGTCCGGTGTGGCCCTTGGTCCGGTTCTCGGCCAGGAATACGGCAGTGACCGCCGCGCCTATCACCTGACCGCCGACTATACCTGGGGCTGGACCCAGGAAGAGTCGATCAAGGCCGCAACCGAAGCGCTCGGTTGGGAAACCGTGGAAGCCGTCCGCACGCCGCTTGGCGCCGGCGACTTCTCGCAGTTCCTCACTCCGGTGCTGAACTCGGGTGCCGACGTGCTGATCCTGAACCACTACGGCAATGACATGGTGAACTCGCTCACCCAGGCCGTTCAGTTCGGCATGCGCGACCGCCAGGCCAATGGCAAGGATTTCCAGATCGTTACGCCGCTCATCTCCGAGCTTATGGCCAAGGGCGCCGGCGAAAACGTCAAGGGCATCTTCGGCACGTCCAACTGGCACTGGAACCTGCAGGATCCCGGCTCGGTGGCCTTCACCAAGTCGTTCGGCGCCGCCTATGGCTCCCCGCCGTCCCAGGCCGCCCACACCGCCTATGTCCAGGCCCTGCTCTATGCAGATGCCGTGGAACGCGCCGGCACCTTCTATCCGCCGGAAGTCATCAAGGCCCTGGAAGGCCACGAATTCGATGGCATGGGCAATGGCCGGACCCTCTACCGTGCCGAAGACCACCAGTGCATGAAGTCGGTGCTTGTGGTGCGCGGCAACGAGAGCCCGACCAGCGAGTTCGACGTGCTCAACGTCGTCCAGGAAGTCGATCGCGAAACGGTCAACTATGACCCGGCGATCTTCGGCGGCGAGCTCGGCCCGGCAGAACCCGTTCCGATGTGCGCATAG
- a CDS encoding short-chain fatty acyl-CoA regulator family protein, with amino-acid sequence MRAPIGFRISNRRKSLRISQAALARLAGISPSYLNLIENNKRDVGGSLLQRLAQHLQIGIEDLTGQAEQKLLQDLEEAYADPMIESLPFQPDERRHLVAQYPASGMALARLHRAYTGAVASADAYADRLRSDPLLSQLLHQILSGITAVRSSAEILDDVPDLDEGERQRFVAAISRETRMLGEVTRTLIGQFETSSAQRRSVSPAREIDDLIIEQSNYFPALEAVAVALRHEIDGAGRFGLDLLAEMLSVRFGVRSVVGERTAGLDADFPGQYRYLPEHKVMWFRGSATLATRQFQMARLYAQLAAPDAVDAVLDEAALSSATAMRQARSALGSYLAGAIVFPYSRFLEDAERCAYDIDFLRQSYNASHEQVAHRLVTLRRPGEEGLPFGFLRSDPAGRLTKHFPLPGLLLPNSGHACPLWAIYGAFRTPDQVMRQVVRFSDGSRYLFVARTVQRRSSAYGQPAVPSSIMLACDVLHADRTVYARDLDLNRPETDVRVGPSCRLCPRTDCSARQEEALAPNSTAVQA; translated from the coding sequence ATGCGGGCACCAATCGGCTTCAGGATCAGCAACAGGCGGAAATCGTTGAGGATTTCCCAGGCCGCGTTGGCGCGTCTGGCCGGCATTTCGCCGAGTTATCTGAACCTTATCGAGAACAATAAGCGCGACGTGGGCGGCTCTCTCTTGCAGCGGCTGGCCCAGCACCTGCAGATCGGTATCGAGGATTTGACCGGTCAGGCCGAGCAGAAGCTGCTGCAGGACCTCGAAGAGGCCTATGCCGACCCCATGATCGAGTCGCTGCCATTTCAGCCCGATGAGCGGCGGCACCTGGTGGCGCAATATCCGGCCAGCGGCATGGCTTTGGCCCGGTTGCATCGCGCCTATACGGGTGCCGTTGCCAGCGCCGATGCCTATGCGGACCGGCTGCGCTCCGATCCATTGCTGAGCCAGTTGCTGCACCAGATCCTGTCCGGCATCACGGCTGTGCGCTCCAGCGCGGAAATTCTCGACGACGTGCCCGATCTCGACGAGGGCGAGCGGCAGCGGTTTGTGGCGGCCATCAGCCGCGAGACCCGTATGTTGGGCGAGGTGACCCGAACCCTCATCGGGCAGTTTGAAACCTCCAGCGCCCAGAGGCGCTCCGTCTCGCCAGCGCGTGAGATCGACGATCTGATCATCGAGCAGAGCAACTATTTCCCGGCGCTCGAAGCAGTGGCCGTCGCGTTGCGGCACGAAATCGACGGAGCCGGCAGGTTTGGTCTCGATCTCCTGGCTGAGATGCTGAGCGTGCGGTTTGGTGTCAGGTCCGTCGTTGGCGAACGCACGGCAGGCCTGGATGCGGATTTCCCGGGCCAGTACCGCTACCTGCCGGAGCACAAGGTGATGTGGTTCCGGGGGTCTGCGACACTGGCGACCCGCCAGTTCCAGATGGCCAGGCTCTATGCCCAGTTGGCCGCGCCCGATGCCGTGGATGCGGTGCTCGACGAAGCCGCGCTGTCTTCCGCCACCGCCATGCGGCAGGCCCGGAGCGCCCTGGGGTCGTACCTGGCAGGCGCCATCGTCTTTCCCTATTCGCGGTTCCTCGAGGATGCGGAACGGTGCGCATATGACATCGACTTTCTGCGGCAGAGCTACAATGCCAGCCACGAGCAGGTGGCCCACCGGCTGGTGACCCTGCGGCGCCCGGGCGAGGAGGGACTGCCCTTCGGGTTCCTTCGCTCCGATCCGGCGGGACGTCTGACGAAACACTTTCCGCTGCCCGGCCTGCTGCTGCCCAATTCGGGCCATGCCTGCCCGCTCTGGGCCATTTATGGAGCCTTTCGGACCCCGGATCAGGTCATGCGGCAGGTGGTGCGGTTCTCCGATGGGTCGCGATACCTGTTTGTCGCCCGCACGGTGCAACGGCGCTCGTCCGCCTATGGGCAGCCGGCCGTTCCGTCATCGATCATGCTGGCCTGTGACGTATTGCACGCCGACAGAACCGTCTATGCCCGCGATCTCGATCTCAATCGGCCTGAAACGGACGTGCGGGTGGGGCCAAGCTGCCGCCTCTGTCCCCGCACCGACTGCTCGGCGCGCCAAGAGGAAGCGCTGGCGCCGAACAGCACCGCGGTTCAAGCGTGA
- a CDS encoding response regulator, with translation MAIDILIAEDEPSILESLDFILRRAGWSIESVTDGDAVLEAVRRLRPRMLVLDVMMPKRGGFDVLKQLRGDAETRDLPVLILTAKGQQQDRRIAEELGADGFVTKPYANAEVVGTVRSLLGEDAGEA, from the coding sequence TTGGCCATCGACATTCTGATTGCGGAAGACGAGCCAAGTATCTTGGAATCGCTCGACTTCATCCTGCGACGGGCCGGTTGGAGCATTGAATCGGTCACGGACGGGGATGCAGTGCTTGAAGCCGTTCGCCGCCTGCGGCCGCGGATGCTTGTGCTCGATGTCATGATGCCCAAGCGCGGTGGTTTCGATGTGCTCAAGCAATTACGCGGCGATGCCGAAACCCGCGACCTGCCAGTGCTTATCCTGACGGCCAAGGGACAGCAGCAGGACCGGCGCATTGCCGAGGAACTCGGCGCGGACGGCTTTGTGACCAAACCCTATGCCAATGCCGAAGTGGTCGGCACCGTGCGCAGCCTTTTGGGCGAAGATGCCGGAGAAGCGTAG
- a CDS encoding sensor histidine kinase, with protein MLSADFVIATAIAYVGLLFVLAYFGDRRARLAKKSWLNSPAVYTLSISVYCTSWTFYGAVGNAARSGLEFLTIYLGPTIVFVGWYFLLRRLVRISHIYRITSVADLLSSRFGKSNRLGVLVTCIAVIGIAPYIALQLKAVTSSIQAVAGSSEFGRGSLRGIDDVGLALGVAAGMALFTILFGTRHVDAKEHHHGVVAAIAFEAVVKLMALVAVGIFVLFIGGGFEGIFEQAAARGVVVETTASFDSRWLTTLALSIAAIVCLPRQFQVTVVENSDENHLRVAGWAFPAYMLLMSIFILPIAVYGLAVMPEGSNPDMFALTLPLAAGQNGLALFAFIGGFSSATSMIILESIALSIMVSNHIIMPLVLRFAPVNQSGDGQGVSRVLLVARRFSIMLILSLGFFYFFFTRDSDALAPIGLISFTAIAQFFPALLAAIFWKDASLKAVSSAILLGFVTWAWCCFLPSFDSVWPAVSELLRQGPWGISWLRPQAMFGLDGWDPLAHAAFWSLSVNILTLTIGSLVTTPSALERIQATAFVDVFRRPNLPQRSFAPGSTTANDLYFVAERVLGEQRAAALFESAARESGVDPIGFEPTPEFVGHLERELAGSIGAASAHVMVSKVVAGSDVSLEEMIQMADEAQQVIEYSQQLEKTSAELRVTARKLEDANTQLRELDTRKDEFLSQVSHEVRTPMTSIRSFSEILLDPAPLDEGQRQRFVSTIHTESLRLTKLLDEILDLSALERGERSWDNAPFDAEEALDRAVSVCDALLRQKGMRVEFSDRAKSTMIDGDADRLCQVLINLVSNAVKYNDAESPVVVISSKVRGGNYYVEVADNGPGIPRKHRHLIFDKFWRGVEGAGDQGGAGLGLAISRQIVSRMNGSLELVQGPFLGACFRIRLPIVGSVQTDRA; from the coding sequence ATGCTGTCGGCCGATTTTGTCATTGCGACCGCCATTGCCTATGTCGGCCTTCTGTTCGTGCTCGCCTATTTCGGCGACCGCCGGGCGAGGCTGGCCAAGAAGTCATGGCTCAATTCACCCGCCGTCTATACGCTGTCGATTTCCGTTTACTGCACCAGCTGGACCTTTTACGGCGCCGTCGGCAATGCCGCGCGAAGTGGCCTTGAGTTTCTGACGATCTATCTCGGCCCCACCATCGTGTTCGTCGGCTGGTATTTCCTGCTGCGGCGGCTGGTGCGGATCAGCCATATCTATCGCATCACTTCGGTCGCCGACCTCTTGTCTTCTCGGTTCGGCAAGTCCAACCGGCTCGGCGTTCTGGTGACCTGCATCGCGGTCATCGGCATCGCCCCCTATATCGCCCTGCAGCTCAAGGCCGTGACGTCGTCGATCCAGGCCGTTGCCGGATCGTCCGAGTTCGGGCGCGGCAGCCTGCGCGGCATTGACGATGTGGGGCTAGCCCTGGGCGTTGCCGCCGGCATGGCGCTGTTCACCATCCTCTTCGGCACGCGCCATGTCGATGCCAAGGAGCACCACCATGGCGTCGTGGCGGCCATTGCCTTTGAGGCCGTGGTGAAGCTGATGGCGCTGGTGGCGGTCGGCATCTTCGTGCTGTTCATCGGCGGCGGATTTGAGGGTATTTTCGAGCAGGCGGCTGCAAGAGGTGTTGTGGTCGAAACCACCGCCAGCTTCGACAGCCGCTGGCTGACGACCCTGGCGCTGTCCATAGCCGCCATTGTCTGCCTGCCTAGGCAGTTTCAGGTGACGGTGGTCGAGAACTCGGACGAGAACCATCTGCGTGTCGCCGGCTGGGCTTTTCCGGCCTACATGCTGCTGATGAGCATCTTCATCCTGCCCATTGCCGTTTATGGCCTGGCGGTGATGCCAGAAGGCTCCAATCCCGACATGTTCGCGCTCACCCTGCCGCTGGCGGCCGGGCAGAACGGGCTCGCGCTCTTCGCCTTCATCGGCGGTTTTTCCTCGGCCACCTCGATGATCATCCTGGAGTCCATCGCGCTGTCGATCATGGTCTCCAACCACATCATCATGCCGCTGGTTCTGCGGTTTGCGCCGGTCAATCAGTCCGGCGACGGGCAGGGGGTGAGCCGCGTGCTGCTGGTGGCTCGCCGGTTCTCCATCATGCTCATCCTGTCCCTGGGCTTCTTCTACTTCTTCTTCACCCGCGATTCCGACGCCCTGGCGCCGATCGGGCTGATTTCATTTACCGCGATAGCCCAGTTCTTCCCGGCACTGCTGGCGGCGATTTTTTGGAAGGATGCCTCGCTCAAGGCCGTGTCCTCGGCAATCCTGCTCGGCTTTGTGACGTGGGCCTGGTGCTGCTTCCTGCCGTCCTTCGACTCGGTGTGGCCGGCGGTGTCCGAACTTTTGAGGCAAGGCCCCTGGGGCATTTCCTGGCTCCGGCCGCAGGCCATGTTCGGGCTCGATGGCTGGGACCCGCTGGCGCATGCGGCCTTCTGGAGCCTCTCCGTCAACATCCTGACCCTGACCATCGGCTCGCTTGTCACGACGCCTTCGGCCCTGGAGCGCATCCAGGCGACCGCATTCGTCGATGTCTTCCGCCGCCCCAATCTGCCGCAACGCAGTTTTGCGCCGGGCTCCACCACTGCCAACGATCTCTATTTCGTGGCCGAGCGTGTCCTGGGTGAGCAGCGGGCGGCGGCCCTGTTCGAGTCGGCGGCGCGAGAAAGCGGCGTCGATCCGATCGGGTTCGAGCCAACACCGGAGTTCGTGGGGCACCTCGAGCGCGAGCTGGCCGGTTCGATCGGCGCCGCCTCGGCGCATGTGATGGTGTCCAAGGTGGTCGCGGGCAGCGACGTTTCGCTCGAAGAGATGATCCAGATGGCCGACGAGGCCCAGCAAGTCATCGAATACAGCCAGCAGCTCGAAAAGACCTCGGCCGAACTCCGGGTAACGGCCCGCAAGCTTGAAGACGCCAATACGCAATTGCGTGAGCTCGATACCCGTAAGGACGAGTTTCTCAGCCAGGTCAGCCACGAGGTCCGCACGCCGATGACCTCGATCCGCTCGTTCTCCGAAATCCTGCTCGATCCTGCGCCCCTGGACGAGGGCCAGCGGCAGCGCTTCGTCTCGACGATCCACACCGAAAGCCTGCGACTGACCAAGCTGCTCGATGAAATTCTCGATCTCAGCGCACTCGAGCGCGGCGAGCGCAGCTGGGACAATGCGCCATTCGACGCCGAAGAGGCGCTCGATCGCGCCGTGTCGGTCTGCGACGCCCTGTTGCGGCAGAAGGGGATGCGGGTCGAATTCAGCGATCGGGCCAAATCCACCATGATCGATGGCGACGCGGACCGGCTGTGCCAGGTGCTGATCAACCTCGTCTCCAACGCCGTGAAATATAACGACGCCGAAAGCCCGGTCGTGGTGATCTCGTCGAAAGTGCGCGGCGGCAATTACTATGTCGAAGTCGCCGACAACGGACCCGGCATCCCCCGCAAGCATCGCCATCTGATCTTCGACAAGTTCTGGCGCGGCGTCGAAGGGGCCGGGGATCAGGGCGGGGCAGGGCTTGGCCTCGCCATCAGCCGGCAGATCGTCAGCCGTATGAACGGCTCGCTCGAACTGGTCCAGGGACCATTCCTGGGCGCCTGCTTCCGTATCCGGCTGCCGATTGTGGGCAGCGTGCAGACCGATCGCGCTTAG
- a CDS encoding ion channel: MTDSKQAVDDAAEEPRGRLERVREKLRLLYHSQSPKALRFQATILIVDLAIIAFFIASPLLKDTSSFLWIDYSIAAILVLDLAARGLASTHPLRWLRQLPVIVDVFILVTLLAPTWFFNLGFLRILRLWTMTRSSLFWRPLDRRGFGEYRQTVQAVINLLVFLFVVTGFVYTAFSYRGEGIDGYVDALYFTVATMTTTGFGDIVLPGTFGKLVSIVVMIFGISLFVRLAQLIFRPAKVTFPCPQCGLHKHEPDAVHCKACGHILAIPDEGAH, encoded by the coding sequence TTGACCGATAGCAAGCAGGCAGTCGACGATGCCGCCGAAGAGCCGCGGGGGCGGCTCGAGCGTGTGCGGGAAAAACTTCGGCTGCTCTATCACAGCCAGTCGCCCAAGGCGCTTCGTTTCCAGGCGACGATTCTGATCGTTGACCTTGCGATCATTGCCTTCTTCATCGCCAGCCCCCTGCTCAAGGATACATCCAGCTTCCTCTGGATCGACTATTCGATCGCCGCAATCCTGGTGCTGGACCTTGCGGCGCGGGGCCTGGCTTCGACGCATCCGCTGCGATGGCTGCGGCAATTGCCGGTTATCGTCGATGTGTTCATCCTCGTGACGCTGCTTGCGCCGACATGGTTCTTCAATCTGGGCTTTCTGCGTATTCTCAGGCTTTGGACCATGACCCGATCCAGCCTGTTCTGGCGCCCGCTGGATCGGCGCGGTTTTGGCGAATACCGCCAGACCGTGCAGGCGGTCATCAACCTGCTGGTCTTTCTGTTCGTGGTCACCGGCTTCGTTTACACGGCCTTTTCCTATCGCGGGGAAGGCATCGACGGCTATGTCGACGCCCTCTATTTCACCGTCGCGACCATGACCACGACGGGCTTTGGCGACATCGTGCTGCCCGGCACGTTCGGCAAGCTGGTCTCGATCGTCGTGATGATCTTCGGTATCTCGCTGTTCGTGCGCCTGGCCCAACTCATCTTCCGTCCGGCCAAGGTGACGTTTCCCTGCCCGCAATGCGGGTTGCACAAGCATGAACCCGATGCCGTTCACTGCAAGGCCTGCGGCCATATCCTCGCCATTCCTGACGAGGGCGCGCACTAG